The Marinomonas profundi DNA segment ATGCGTGGCGCCATGTCGGTTGAGCAAGACCGATGGATCTTTATGGCGTTAATGGTGGTGGTGTTTGTTTTTGTGCGCATTGCGGTGGGTCGAGCCCTCATTATTTTAATGGCGCTGGCTTTTTTGTATGCCTGTTTTGGGGATGTGATTCCTGGAAAATATGGCCATGGAGGCTATGATCTTAGCCGTTTGACGTCTACTTTGATGCTCTCCACAGAAGGCGTTTATGGTGTGCCCATGGGCGTTGCTGTTGAGTATATTTTCCTCTTCGGTTTGTTTGGTGCCATCTTAACCAAGATTGGCACGGGCGAAGTCTTTGTTGATATCGCGCGGGGGTTGACGGGGCGAGTGCAAGGGGGGCCGGGTTTATCTGCCGCCTTGTCGAGTGCCTTGCTTGGTTCGCTTAACGGTAGTGCGGTGGCCAACGTGGTGACGACAGGAACCTTCACTATTCCATTGATGAAGCGGGTTGGTTATAGCGCGAAATTGGCGGGTGCGATTGAAGCTGCGGCGTCTTCCGCTGGGCAAATCATGCCACCGGTAATGGGCGCGGCGGCGTTTTTAATGGCGGAAATGATCGGGATTCCGTATGCCGAAGTGGCATTGGCGGCCTTGGTGCCAGCGCTCTTGTACATCTTTGCTCTGATGATCTCGGTGCGTCTTGAGGCGGGGCGTCTTAATTTAGCAAGAGACACCGATGCCGGCTTACAGTTGTTATTAAGAACCCTGAGAACCAAGAGTTATCTTTTGCTGCCATTAGTGGTGTTGATTGGTTTGATGATTTCGGGCAAGTCACCCACGCAAGCGGCGGTGATGGGGATTCTGGCGGGTTTAGTGGTTTGCCCTTGGAAGAAAGAAACACGTATTAATGTGTTCGATCTTATTTCCGCTTGTAAGGAAACCTTGTCTTCCACTTTGCCGATTGTCGCAGCCGTGGCGGCGGCTGGCGTGATCATTGGCGTGTTGAATCTCACTGGTATGGGCTTAATGCTGTCGGGTTTGATCATTGAACTGGGCGATGGCAACTTATGGGCGGTGTTATTACTGACCGCGTTGGCGTCTTTTGTGTTGGGCATGGGTTTACCTACTTCGGCGGCGTATTTGTTGCTGGCGGTTCTGGTTGCCCCTGCGATGACACAACTTGGCATGGAAGCGTTATCGGCGCATATGTTTATTTTCTACTTTGGTTTGGTGTCTGCGATCACACCTCCAGTGGCTTTGGCGGCTTATGCTGCGTCCACTATTTCTGGCGCCGATCCTAATGAGACCGCTGTTGAATCCATGCGCTTAGGCTTTGTGAAACTCTTGGTGCCGTTCTTGTTTGTCACTATGCCGGGCGTTTTGTTGATTGGCACGACGACCAGCGTGATTGCCGCGATTACTTTTGCGACCTTGGCAACAGCATCGATGAGTATCGGCTTTTCTGGTTGGTTGCGTGAACCTTTGTCTTGGCTTACTCGTGCCTTGTACGTGGTTGCCGCGGTGCTGATTGCTTGGCCTGCAGCGGCAACGGATACGTCTTTGTTTGTGGTGAGTGCGCGTGTGTTGGGCGTGCTGGTGTTTGCGGCATTGCTGGTAAAAGCAAGCATGGACAGCACTAGAGCTGACACCCTAAACACAGCGAAAGTCTAAGCCTTAGCGCTTCATTACTCTTCACTACAATTGTTAAAAAGCCCTGCACTTGAAAAATGCGGGGCTTTTTTATGGAATGAAAATCGTCTAGGGCAAGCCCGTTATCATTAACTTGATGCCATAGGAAAGACAAATAATGGCAATAAAGCCAATGATGTAAAGCAATCCAAACCATTGCCATGGTTTAAGTTTGGCGGTTTTTTCTTTTAGGCTTTTAAATGACATTAGTAACCCTCCTGATAATCTTCCACCTTGCCAGCAAAGACACGATAGCCCCATAAGGTATAGGCACAAATTAAGGGGACGAAGATGCAGATCCCTGGTAGTAAAAAGAGCAAGCTGCTGTCTGGTGAGGCTGCGTCCATAAAGGTGAGCTGTCTTGGAATCAGATACGGAAATAACCCCACGACAAGGCCGGCAAAGGCCAGTAGAAATAGCGTTGCAGCGTACCAAAATGGTCGACTTTCATTATGAACAACGCCAGCCGAATGATTGTTTAAATCTTTCCACGCTAAAACTGCGACCACCAAGGTGACGATGGGCAAGGGGGATAGCCAGAGGAAATTCAAACCAGAGAACCAACGCTGACGAATGTCTACTTGGCTCGCCACTGTCCACAAACTGACGATGACCATGGCAAAAATAGTGATCAGCAAAAGTCGTTTGCCGAGTGTCGCGGCGTGTTTTTGAATGCGTCCGCGACTTTTCATAAACAAATAACACGCGGCTAATAGAGCATACCCTGCCATCACCGAAAACCCTGTGAGGATAGAAAAGGGCGTTAACCAATGTAGGCTGGACAAACTGTCTACACCGACTGGCACGCCTTGAACGATTGAGCCTAGTAACAGGCCTTGGCAAAATGCCGCGATGGAAGACCCCGCGCTAAAGGCAAAATCCCAATAAGGTCGAGACGTATCGGACTTAAACCGATACTCGAACGCTACACCACGAAAGATCAAGGCAAACAGCATCAGCATAATGGGCAAATAAAAGGTCGAAGCAATGCCCGCATAGGCGGCAGGAAACGCGGCAAACAACACCACACCGCCAAACACCAACCAAGTCTCATTGCCATCCCAAACGTGTGAGATAGAACGCATTAGATGATCGCGCTCGCCTTCTTGGTTAAACCAAGGATAGAGAATGCCAATGCCTAGGTCGAAGCCATCGAGTAACACGTACATAAAGATGGCAAAGCCTAAGACAAGAAAGTAAAAAAGCGCCAAGTCCATTATTTATCTCCTTGTGTGTTGATTGCATGGTCTGTTGTTTTTTGCTCTGTCGATTGTGTTTCTTTCGTTTGTAGCGTTTTTACCCAAGCCAATGCATAGCCAGGTGCTTTCATACCAATCAATTGTTGTTCTAAGGCTTCCATTGACGGCGGGCCTTTTTTGATCAGCTTACGCATGAAATAGAGATAAACACCAATCAGTAGACTGTAAATGATCACAAACAGGGTCAAGGTAAACAGCACGCGTTCTGGGGGGAGCGGTGATACGATCTCGGAGGTTCTCACCAAGTTATAGACAATCCAGGGCTGACGACCGATTTCGACCACATACCAGCCTGCCAGTACCGCAATGACACCCATAGGAGTAAATAATGTCACCAAAGCCAGAAAGGCTTTGTTTTCATATAAGCGATCTTTACGACGTAGCAACAGCGCGAGCGCCGCAATGCCCATCATGCCAAAGCCAATACCCACCATGACACGGAAAGACCAAAACACTAACGGCACATTGGGTCTGTCTTCTGGTGGTACGGCTTTTAAGCCTTGCACAGCGCCATCCCAAGAGTGAGTTAAAATCAAGCTACCAAGGTTGGGAATACCGACTTCATAATCGTTCGACTCGGTTTTCATATTCGGCATAGCGAACAACAGCAGAGGAACGTTTGCTTCTTGCGCAGGCCAAATGCCTTCCATTGCCGCTAATTTGGTTGGTTGATGTTCACGAACGTTCAATCCGTGCATATCACCGATCCATGCTTGTAGTGGTGTTAGCACCAAGGCAAACCACATGCACATAGACAGGCCTTTTTTCGCAAAAGGCAGGTTTTTCTTTTTCAACAAATAATACGCGCAGATGCCAGCCACCACGAAAGTCGCGGTGATAAACGACGCCACCACCATGTGAGTGAAGCGATAGGGCATAGATGGATTGAAGATCACTTCCATCCAGCTTTCGACTTCAAACTTACCATTAACAATTTTGTGGCCCGTTGGGGTTTGCATCCAAGAGTTGGCCGCTATGATCCAAAACGCGGAAATCCAAGTGCCTATCATGACAACCAGGGTGGAGAAGAAATGCAGCTTGCGACCGACACGCTGCCAACCGAATAGCATGACGCCAAGGAAACCGGCTTCCAAGAAAAAAGCGGTCAGCACTTCGTAGGCCATTAATGGCCCAATAACGGCGCCGGTTATTTCCGAGAACTTGGAAAAGTTGGTGCCAAATTCATAGGACAAGACGATGCCAGAAACCACGCCCATGCCGAATGTAATGGCAAACGGTTTGATCCAAAACTTGGCAAGCTGTAAGTAATACGGATTGTGTGTTTTAAGCCATAAGCCTTCCCAAATAGCAATCAGCGTCGCCAGACCAATAGTGATGCTGGGGAAAATAATATGAAAGCTCACCGTGAAGGCGAACTGTATGCGAGATAAAATGGCGACATCGAGGTCCATAATGGCTCCCTTAGGAATGAATAAGCGTTAAGAAATAGGGAAAGCGTTAGGCGTGTTTCTTAACGCTGCGCGTACGTATTTGTTGTACCAGCAGAGGCAATAGCGCCAAACCTACCATGCTAAAAAGGGTGATGATCTCGGTCATTAAAAAGCCAGTATTCATAATATCGCTCCTAGAATTTGATGTTAGTTTGATATAGATCAAAAATTTCTGTCGTTATGGTGGGGAGTAGAGCAAAGGACAGGCCAACTATTAATGAAATTTATCTATTTGATTTAAAAGGGAAAAATTATAGCTTTGCTTGTGGTGTAAAAAAGGTTTACGATTTTCTCACTTTTAGGTGTAAACGAGGTTTACGATTTTGACGCTTTCCTTGATGTTTGAAGTGGCCATGCTGGTGACCAGTGTGTGCGGCGTATTGGTCGCGGTTTGGCTATTGTGGCGAGCGCGCAAGCAAAGCGACCTGCAAGCCTTAGCCGGTTTCGCCATCATGATGGCGATTTGGTGTTTTGGGCATGTGGCGTTGTTTCAAGGCTATGAGGAAATGGGCATTCACATCATTCTTGCCAACCCGCTAATGCCGACTTTTTTCTTACATTTTGCCATTCGTTTTGTGAACTCAGGCTCGGTCAAAGAGCCGATGCTAGAGCGCTTATATCAGGCGGTGCCTTGGTTTTATCTCACCAGTTTCGCGGTGGTTTTACAGAGCTGGTGGATAGGCGCGGGCGACGCCATTAGTACCTTGGATACGCGCTCCTTTTTTATTTTTACCGAAGCGGGGGCATGGAATCTCGTCTATACCGTCTTGGTCGGTATGTTGGCTCATGGTGTGTTGTTGTTCGGTTGGTATCGGCATTCTGGTAACAAGAAGCGTTCCATTCTTGCCATGTTTGGTGTTGGCGCTTGGGGGTTGTTGCTAGCAACGAGCTTTGTTTTCCCTTCTTTTGGTATTAGCTGGTTTCCTTACCCTATGTTATTGCTGCCAACCTATTTGCTCTTGTTGGTGTATGCCGTGGTGCGTTATCAGATTTTATCGGTGAACGCGTTTGCCAATCGTGCCTTGCTTTGGCTTGCCATGATGCTGGTGATTCTGTGTGTGATCGCGGTGATCAGTGTGGTGTCTGGGCGCATCGGTTTGCAGGCGTTAGCGAATGTTCCCAGCTGGCAGTTGTGGTTGTATTCCCTGTTGATTTTGGTGGTTGCGGCGGTGATTTATCAACCGTTGAACCGTTTGTTTTCACGTCTTATTTATCCCGGTGCTGCGTTGAATGAAGCGGTATTGGATACTTGGTCAAGGCAATTAAAAGACGCCCAAGACTGGCCACAACTGATTGCCATTGGTGAGCGTTTACTCTCTCTGCAGATAAGACGTAACGTGGCGATTCAATTGCAACGTTCTGCTTTTCCAGTAAGGGAGCAAAATGATGCCTTGGCAATACGAGTGTCTCGATCAGATTCGGACTGGCACTTTGTTTTGATCGGCTGGGAAGATGCCAGCCCTGGGATGCGTCTGACGGCAGAAGTGTTCGCTTCCTTGTTTTCGACCAGTTGCGGTTTGCTTGAACGATCGCTGGCGTTGGCCGTGGCGGAGCGAAAACGCCTGGACGAGCAGCATCTTGTTGAATTAGGAAGCTTGTCTGCGGCGATGGCTCACGAGCTGCGTAATCCGCTGAATATTATTTCCATGGCGGCCTATGATGCGCCAGCCGAGACGCGTCAGCATATTCAAACTCAACTCAAGCGCGCCGATCGTTTGGTGAGCGATATGTTAGTGTATTCCGGTGGCTTGACGTTACAAGTGGCCGCCACGCCATTACGTTCTTTAGTGGCCAGTATTTTGGCGCAGACGCAACCAGAAGGCGTGGCGTTTGAGTTGGATATTGATGAAACGATTGAGCTGGAGGCCGACCCGCAACGCCTGCAACAGGTGTTTATTAACCTCATCGATAACGCGATGTCTTTTTTGCGTAACACGCCAGATGGCAAATTATTGATTGAAGCCAAAGAACAAGAGCAGCAGATAGTGGTTTATGTGCATAACAACGGACCGGCAATTGACCCAAGTCTGCATGGCGAGGCGCTGTTTCAACCCTTTGTGACCAAGCGAGCGGGCGGTAGTGGTCTCGGCTTGGCGATTGTGCGCCGTATTATTGACGCCCATGGTGGCAAAATCAGACACAGCGTTGATTCTTCTTGGCCGGTGACTTTCGAGCTTATTTTACCTCGCCATTTTTCTGGCGCTGCGATTTCAAACAGAGAATTCCATGACACAAAATAAAATATTACTGGTCGATGACGAGCCAGCCTTTCGTGAGCTGGCTAGCCGTTGGTTGGCGAAGCAAGATTATCATGTAAAAACCGCCGGTAGTTTAGACGAAGCTCGAAGCGCTTTGACGTCGTTTGATGCGGATTTGGTGTTATTAGACTTGTCTATGCCGCCGCATTTTGACCCGCAAGTGACCTTGGACGCGATGGACGAGTTTGCTGGTCGTCCGGTGATTATTATTACTGGCCATGCGGATCGAGATTTGGCGCTTAAAGCCATTGAATTGGGCGCTTGGGATTTTATTGCCAAGCCAATTGACCCCGATATGTTGGCGGTGGTGGTGCGTCGAGCCATCACTAAAACCACCTTGGAACGAGAGCTGACCCAGTTAAAGCAAGCCAGTCATTCTCCTCAAGGGGCGTCGGCTTACATCGGTCATTCGATGAGTTCGCAAAAGGTTAGGGCGCTGGTGGAACGAATCGCGCCGACCGATGTGCGCGTCTTGGTCACGGGGCCATCGGGAACGGGCAAAGAAGTGATT contains these protein-coding regions:
- a CDS encoding TRAP transporter permease, with the translated sequence MLNLDSSNGFQSLLLESKFAGRKERLALSLLFSVIAAGIAGLVLYGAYYGGITALLLRSSFFSLVAAAAMLLYALRYKSVIGRAVFYLLALIALIPGPYLWHHYIDIVMRGAMSVEQDRWIFMALMVVVFVFVRIAVGRALIILMALAFLYACFGDVIPGKYGHGGYDLSRLTSTLMLSTEGVYGVPMGVAVEYIFLFGLFGAILTKIGTGEVFVDIARGLTGRVQGGPGLSAALSSALLGSLNGSAVANVVTTGTFTIPLMKRVGYSAKLAGAIEAAASSAGQIMPPVMGAAAFLMAEMIGIPYAEVALAALVPALLYIFALMISVRLEAGRLNLARDTDAGLQLLLRTLRTKSYLLLPLVVLIGLMISGKSPTQAAVMGILAGLVVCPWKKETRINVFDLISACKETLSSTLPIVAAVAAAGVIIGVLNLTGMGLMLSGLIIELGDGNLWAVLLLTALASFVLGMGLPTSAAYLLLAVLVAPAMTQLGMEALSAHMFIFYFGLVSAITPPVALAAYAASTISGADPNETAVESMRLGFVKLLVPFLFVTMPGVLLIGTTTSVIAAITFATLATASMSIGFSGWLREPLSWLTRALYVVAAVLIAWPAAATDTSLFVVSARVLGVLVFAALLVKASMDSTRADTLNTAKV
- the cydB gene encoding cytochrome d ubiquinol oxidase subunit II gives rise to the protein MDLALFYFLVLGFAIFMYVLLDGFDLGIGILYPWFNQEGERDHLMRSISHVWDGNETWLVFGGVVLFAAFPAAYAGIASTFYLPIMLMLFALIFRGVAFEYRFKSDTSRPYWDFAFSAGSSIAAFCQGLLLGSIVQGVPVGVDSLSSLHWLTPFSILTGFSVMAGYALLAACYLFMKSRGRIQKHAATLGKRLLLITIFAMVIVSLWTVASQVDIRQRWFSGLNFLWLSPLPIVTLVVAVLAWKDLNNHSAGVVHNESRPFWYAATLFLLAFAGLVVGLFPYLIPRQLTFMDAASPDSSLLFLLPGICIFVPLICAYTLWGYRVFAGKVEDYQEGY
- a CDS encoding cytochrome ubiquinol oxidase subunit I, whose translation is MDLDVAILSRIQFAFTVSFHIIFPSITIGLATLIAIWEGLWLKTHNPYYLQLAKFWIKPFAITFGMGVVSGIVLSYEFGTNFSKFSEITGAVIGPLMAYEVLTAFFLEAGFLGVMLFGWQRVGRKLHFFSTLVVMIGTWISAFWIIAANSWMQTPTGHKIVNGKFEVESWMEVIFNPSMPYRFTHMVVASFITATFVVAGICAYYLLKKKNLPFAKKGLSMCMWFALVLTPLQAWIGDMHGLNVREHQPTKLAAMEGIWPAQEANVPLLLFAMPNMKTESNDYEVGIPNLGSLILTHSWDGAVQGLKAVPPEDRPNVPLVFWSFRVMVGIGFGMMGIAALALLLRRKDRLYENKAFLALVTLFTPMGVIAVLAGWYVVEIGRQPWIVYNLVRTSEIVSPLPPERVLFTLTLFVIIYSLLIGVYLYFMRKLIKKGPPSMEALEQQLIGMKAPGYALAWVKTLQTKETQSTEQKTTDHAINTQGDK
- a CDS encoding sensor histidine kinase, whose protein sequence is MTLSLMFEVAMLVTSVCGVLVAVWLLWRARKQSDLQALAGFAIMMAIWCFGHVALFQGYEEMGIHIILANPLMPTFFLHFAIRFVNSGSVKEPMLERLYQAVPWFYLTSFAVVLQSWWIGAGDAISTLDTRSFFIFTEAGAWNLVYTVLVGMLAHGVLLFGWYRHSGNKKRSILAMFGVGAWGLLLATSFVFPSFGISWFPYPMLLLPTYLLLLVYAVVRYQILSVNAFANRALLWLAMMLVILCVIAVISVVSGRIGLQALANVPSWQLWLYSLLILVVAAVIYQPLNRLFSRLIYPGAALNEAVLDTWSRQLKDAQDWPQLIAIGERLLSLQIRRNVAIQLQRSAFPVREQNDALAIRVSRSDSDWHFVLIGWEDASPGMRLTAEVFASLFSTSCGLLERSLALAVAERKRLDEQHLVELGSLSAAMAHELRNPLNIISMAAYDAPAETRQHIQTQLKRADRLVSDMLVYSGGLTLQVAATPLRSLVASILAQTQPEGVAFELDIDETIELEADPQRLQQVFINLIDNAMSFLRNTPDGKLLIEAKEQEQQIVVYVHNNGPAIDPSLHGEALFQPFVTKRAGGSGLGLAIVRRIIDAHGGKIRHSVDSSWPVTFELILPRHFSGAAISNREFHDTK